One genomic segment of Salinigranum rubrum includes these proteins:
- a CDS encoding ABC transporter ATP-binding protein has product MTDERTTRPDGGAGSAVERERAARDDRRPTEDTDSSASEFVGEELVISYPSTSAPVIDGESLRVPPGAVTALVGPNGSGKSTLLKGLADQLGLDAGTVRLDGTDISTLGAKKIARKLGLLSQENTSPGSISVEKLVEHGRYPHRGFFDGLSETDREAIDRAISLAGVEHLRDREVGSLSGGQKQLVWIAMALAQETDVLLLDEPTTFLDLHHQLEVMDIVETLRDESDITVVLVLHDIDQAARYADHMVALKDGTIHARGAPEEVVTQELLAEVFEIDAEVEHTDRGPRIEPLRARHDDDSRGAGDEE; this is encoded by the coding sequence ATGACCGACGAGCGGACGACACGACCGGACGGCGGAGCCGGGTCGGCGGTCGAACGGGAGCGGGCGGCCCGAGACGACCGTCGGCCGACCGAGGACACCGACAGCTCCGCGAGCGAGTTCGTGGGCGAGGAGCTCGTCATCAGCTACCCGTCGACGTCCGCGCCGGTGATCGACGGCGAGTCGCTCCGGGTGCCGCCGGGGGCGGTGACCGCGCTCGTCGGGCCCAACGGGAGCGGGAAGAGCACGCTGTTGAAGGGACTCGCCGACCAGCTCGGACTCGACGCGGGGACGGTCCGCCTCGACGGCACGGACATCAGTACGCTCGGAGCGAAGAAAATCGCCCGAAAGCTCGGGCTCCTCTCCCAGGAGAACACCTCCCCCGGGAGTATCTCCGTCGAGAAACTGGTCGAACACGGCCGCTACCCCCACCGCGGGTTCTTCGACGGGCTCTCCGAGACCGACCGCGAGGCCATCGACCGGGCGATATCGCTCGCGGGCGTCGAGCACCTCCGTGACCGCGAAGTCGGGAGTCTCAGCGGGGGACAGAAACAGCTGGTGTGGATCGCGATGGCACTGGCACAGGAGACCGACGTTCTGCTGCTCGACGAACCGACGACGTTCCTCGACCTCCATCACCAGCTCGAAGTGATGGACATCGTCGAGACGCTGCGCGACGAGAGCGACATCACGGTCGTCCTCGTCCTGCACGACATCGACCAGGCCGCACGGTACGCCGACCACATGGTCGCACTCAAGGACGGGACGATTCACGCCCGGGGGGCGCCGGAGGAGGTCGTGACCCAGGAGTTGCTCGCGGAGGTGTTCGAGATCGACGCCGAGGTGGAACACACCGACCGGGGGCCGCGGATCGAACCGCTCCGCGCCCGACACGACGACGATTCCAGGGGAGCCGGAGACGAGGAGTGA
- a CDS encoding ABC transporter substrate-binding protein codes for MSDDTSTTETPTRREYVKYGGAVLGGGLLAGCAGDTGSGTSPEPTETTTTTTETEVRDGTATPADESYSVRMAPMGTVEFETVPERIFTRLTHLAGMAFALGRGDDVNAMHAPDYYHALWNQFTPRLDGVSVDWKGLYSSWTPSKEKLYELDSDVHLADPAGIFALDKWDMGDVREVDENLGPWFGNCYSDTHQEPPAEWAEAYEYYDLWEMFERVASVFREEARYEALAAVRADVLATIEADLPDAGERPTALMAGASDITNPWVYKTESPGFLNAHIRPLGAREALGSDVDSGVKIDMEAMLEADPDVIFVLGGMSPSMDVTAVRETLEDHSVGSRLSAVRNGRVYAQGARYQGPILNLFQLEMTAKQLYPERFGEWPTYEGGPYPELPEDERLFERERVADVINGMV; via the coding sequence ATGAGCGACGACACCAGCACGACCGAGACACCGACACGACGCGAGTACGTCAAGTACGGTGGCGCGGTCCTCGGCGGCGGACTGCTGGCCGGGTGCGCGGGCGATACCGGGTCCGGCACCTCCCCCGAACCGACGGAAACGACCACGACGACGACCGAGACGGAGGTGAGAGACGGGACTGCGACGCCGGCGGACGAGTCCTACTCGGTACGGATGGCTCCGATGGGGACAGTCGAGTTCGAGACGGTCCCCGAGCGAATCTTCACCCGATTGACCCATCTGGCCGGGATGGCGTTCGCCCTCGGGCGCGGCGACGACGTCAACGCGATGCACGCCCCCGACTACTACCACGCGCTCTGGAACCAGTTCACGCCCCGCCTCGACGGCGTCTCGGTGGACTGGAAGGGGCTGTACTCCTCGTGGACGCCGAGCAAGGAGAAGCTCTACGAGCTAGACAGCGACGTCCACCTCGCCGACCCGGCGGGGATATTCGCGCTCGACAAGTGGGACATGGGCGACGTTCGAGAGGTGGACGAGAACCTCGGCCCCTGGTTCGGGAACTGCTACAGCGACACGCACCAGGAACCACCCGCAGAGTGGGCGGAGGCGTACGAGTACTACGACCTCTGGGAGATGTTCGAGCGGGTGGCCAGCGTGTTCCGGGAGGAAGCCCGCTACGAGGCGCTCGCGGCGGTTCGCGCGGACGTCCTCGCGACCATCGAAGCCGACCTACCCGACGCGGGGGAACGCCCCACCGCCCTGATGGCGGGCGCGAGCGATATCACGAACCCCTGGGTGTACAAGACCGAGAGTCCCGGGTTCCTGAACGCGCACATCAGGCCACTGGGGGCCAGAGAGGCGCTCGGCTCCGACGTCGACTCGGGTGTCAAGATCGACATGGAGGCGATGCTGGAGGCGGACCCGGACGTGATTTTCGTGCTGGGTGGCATGTCGCCGTCGATGGACGTGACGGCAGTCAGAGAGACCCTCGAAGACCACTCCGTCGGGAGCCGACTGTCGGCGGTCCGGAACGGCCGGGTGTACGCGCAGGGAGCGCGCTACCAGGGACCGATCCTCAACCTGTTCCAGTTGGAGATGACGGCCAAACAGCTCTACCCCGAGCGGTTCGGCGAGTGGCCGACCTACGAGGGGGGACCGTATCCGGAGCTACCCGAGGACGAACGGCTGTTCGAGCGCGAACGGGTCGCGGATGTCATCAACGGGATGGTCTGA
- a CDS encoding helix-turn-helix domain-containing protein produces the protein MQLLDDRILEKLAREGLSWPSQMARDLRVGGSEARIHERCRVLCEAGLIEPFLDEPGVEMFEISVWGMLYLEGEVDANLDRPTPGTRPPDKVRPGWWVGFGI, from the coding sequence ATGCAACTGCTCGACGACCGAATTCTTGAGAAGCTCGCTCGGGAGGGTCTCTCGTGGCCGTCACAGATGGCTCGGGATCTTCGTGTGGGTGGCTCGGAGGCTCGGATTCACGAGCGGTGTCGGGTATTGTGTGAAGCTGGGCTGATTGAGCCGTTCCTCGACGAACCCGGCGTGGAGATGTTCGAGATCTCGGTGTGGGGAATGCTGTATTTAGAAGGAGAGGTTGACGCCAATCTCGACAGGCCAACGCCGGGAACGCGGCCACCCGATAAGGTGAGGCCGGGTTGGTGGGTGGGCTTTGGAATATAG
- a CDS encoding DNA methyltransferase, which translates to MTQNYAADREAVGDFESIDTESLPGTWREAPRTWGNPLHKLAPYVGGFPPALAHYFIDRYSEPGDTVLDPFCGGAQRRLKRV; encoded by the coding sequence ATGACCCAGAATTACGCTGCTGACCGTGAAGCGGTAGGTGATTTCGAGTCAATCGATACAGAGAGTTTACCAGGAACCTGGAGAGAAGCCCCTCGGACATGGGGAAACCCACTTCATAAACTCGCACCGTATGTTGGAGGATTCCCACCTGCATTAGCACACTATTTTATTGATCGATACTCTGAGCCCGGCGACACCGTTCTTGATCCCTTCTGTGGGGGGGCACAACGCCGCTTGAAGCGAGTTTGA
- a CDS encoding DUF7386 family protein — protein MTKRTSLKLTDNRQLLLDRATEIVANGPDDDPPMSVVLDAALTHLVESHENLVEVRDRYPPQEVKNCCNTSVLGLRYRTSIESRWR, from the coding sequence ATGACTAAGCGAACAAGCCTCAAACTCACCGACAATCGGCAGCTGCTATTGGATCGTGCGACCGAGATTGTAGCCAACGGACCTGACGACGATCCACCGATGTCGGTTGTGCTCGACGCCGCGCTCACGCACCTGGTGGAGTCCCATGAGAATCTGGTGGAGGTTCGAGATCGTTACCCGCCGCAGGAGGTGAAGAACTGTTGTAATACGTCCGTTCTCGGGCTTCGGTATCGGACGAGTATTGAGAGCCGGTGGCGATGA
- a CDS encoding ABC transporter ATP-binding protein, whose product MTDTDEFETALDVYRDRVSHPLFRLFRAYGRGEWKWLVVGLVTSVLAYGTVLVTPIVLGTTIDALFTGEGAYALPLVPTAWLPTGPTAQFWFSAAVVGGALLGGALLQWIRGVSMNFFAHGVMYTIRVDAYEKMQRLDMTFFDNKETGEIISILNNDTGNLEVLFDNALGDSVRIGVILFGVTGALLYTNRQLALVTLGAVPLLVGFTWWFMRVIEPRYTHQRETVGDLNTRIENGLSGIELVKTTGTEEYENERVRGVSRDVFDAQMDVLKLSYFYRPGMELVTGAALVATFVLGGLWVLSGPPLFFSGELTTGDFVVFMLLTQQLTGPMAQLANIVDWYQNARASGKRICGLMDVPVRIEDAPNPVALDDIDGRVEYDDVTFGYDGGATVLDGVDFAVDAGETVALVGPTGAGKSTVAKLLLRLYDVTDGAVRVDGHDVREVRLSALRGSVGYVSQDTFLFDGTVAENIRYGRFDANDEAVREAAEAAEAHEFIERLSDGYGTRVGERGVKLSGGQRQRVALARVILRDPSIVLLDEATASVDTETEYLIQRSLDRLTAERTTIAIAHRLSTIRDADTILVLEGGRIVERGTHDELLAADGLYANLWGVQAGEVDDLPDEFVERASHRPTRDF is encoded by the coding sequence GTGACCGACACCGACGAGTTCGAGACGGCGCTGGACGTCTACCGCGACCGCGTCTCACACCCGCTGTTCCGGCTTTTTCGCGCGTACGGTCGCGGTGAGTGGAAGTGGCTCGTCGTCGGTCTCGTGACGAGCGTGCTCGCGTACGGGACGGTTCTCGTGACGCCAATCGTGCTCGGAACGACCATCGACGCCCTGTTCACGGGTGAAGGTGCGTACGCGCTGCCGCTCGTTCCGACCGCGTGGCTGCCGACCGGACCGACCGCACAGTTCTGGTTCTCGGCAGCGGTCGTCGGTGGGGCACTCCTCGGCGGGGCACTCCTGCAGTGGATCCGTGGGGTGTCGATGAACTTCTTCGCTCACGGCGTGATGTACACGATCCGGGTCGACGCCTACGAGAAGATGCAGCGTCTGGACATGACCTTCTTCGACAACAAGGAGACGGGCGAGATCATCTCCATCCTGAACAACGACACGGGAAATCTCGAAGTCCTCTTCGACAACGCGCTGGGCGACAGCGTCCGTATCGGCGTCATCCTCTTCGGTGTCACGGGTGCGCTGTTGTACACGAACCGGCAACTCGCGCTGGTGACGCTCGGGGCAGTGCCACTGTTGGTCGGGTTCACGTGGTGGTTCATGCGGGTGATCGAACCCCGCTACACGCATCAGCGCGAGACGGTCGGCGACCTGAACACCCGGATCGAGAACGGGCTGAGCGGCATCGAACTGGTCAAGACGACCGGCACCGAGGAGTACGAGAACGAGCGCGTTCGCGGCGTCTCTCGGGACGTCTTCGACGCCCAGATGGACGTGTTGAAGCTGAGCTACTTCTACCGGCCCGGGATGGAACTCGTCACCGGTGCGGCGCTGGTAGCGACGTTCGTTCTCGGAGGGCTCTGGGTGTTATCGGGACCGCCGCTGTTCTTCTCGGGCGAACTCACCACCGGGGACTTCGTCGTCTTCATGCTGTTGACCCAGCAACTGACCGGACCGATGGCGCAGTTGGCGAACATCGTCGACTGGTACCAAAACGCGCGGGCCTCCGGCAAGCGCATCTGCGGGCTGATGGACGTGCCCGTCCGAATCGAGGACGCCCCCAACCCGGTCGCGCTCGACGACATCGACGGCCGGGTCGAGTACGACGACGTGACGTTCGGATACGATGGCGGGGCGACGGTCCTCGACGGCGTCGACTTCGCCGTCGACGCGGGCGAGACAGTCGCCCTGGTCGGCCCCACGGGCGCGGGGAAGTCCACCGTGGCGAAGCTCCTCCTCCGCCTGTACGACGTGACCGACGGTGCGGTTCGAGTCGACGGCCACGACGTGCGCGAGGTCCGACTGTCGGCCCTCAGAGGGTCCGTCGGCTACGTGAGCCAGGACACGTTCCTGTTCGACGGGACCGTCGCGGAGAACATCCGCTACGGTCGGTTCGACGCGAACGATGAGGCGGTGCGCGAGGCCGCCGAAGCGGCCGAGGCTCACGAGTTCATCGAACGCCTCTCGGACGGCTACGGGACGCGAGTCGGCGAGCGCGGCGTCAAACTCTCCGGCGGCCAGCGTCAACGGGTCGCACTCGCCAGGGTGATCCTCCGTGACCCGTCGATCGTCCTGTTGGACGAGGCGACCGCGAGCGTCGACACCGAAACCGAATACCTCATCCAGCGCTCGCTCGACCGGCTGACAGCCGAGCGAACGACGATCGCCATCGCTCATCGGCTGTCGACGATCAGGGACGCCGACACCATCCTCGTCTTGGAAGGTGGACGGATCGTCGAGCGCGGGACGCACGACGAACTGCTCGCGGCTGACGGACTGTACGCGAACCTCTGGGGCGTGCAAGCGGGCGAAGTCGACGACCTCCCGGACGAGTTCGTCGAGCGCGCGTCCCATCGACCGACGAGAGATTTTTAG
- a CDS encoding FecCD family ABC transporter permease — MAGEPTTGTATGSSREGWFGWLDGSLLTLCVGSLAVVVLGGLVQVSFGAFSMTVVEAWQAVVNPEVVLNPQAWEAFLFGGGVPEMNRRSLIVWNIRLPRVLVAVLVGMNLAVSGAIFQAVTRNELASPFILGVSSGAGLMILLTLVVFSGLSAFLPLIASIGGAIAFLVVYAIAWKNGTSPVRLVLAGVIVGTVFGSLQTALFFFADDIGVVQSAIAWTTGSLTGTDWEQVRMALPWTAVAMLLALVSSRQLNVLLLGENTAKSLGMSVEKVRFALSGVAVLAAAASIAVAGIVGFVGLIVPHMVRNIVGSDYRKLVVGCVFAGPALMVAADVGARLALSPVQIPVGIVTGLVGGPYFLYLMRKQDKMGEI; from the coding sequence ATGGCCGGCGAGCCCACGACGGGGACGGCGACGGGGTCGTCTCGCGAAGGCTGGTTCGGCTGGCTCGACGGCTCGCTTCTCACGCTGTGCGTCGGGAGCCTCGCCGTCGTCGTTCTCGGCGGACTCGTACAGGTGAGCTTCGGCGCGTTCTCCATGACGGTCGTCGAGGCGTGGCAGGCGGTGGTGAACCCGGAGGTCGTCCTGAACCCGCAGGCGTGGGAGGCGTTCCTGTTCGGCGGGGGAGTTCCGGAAATGAACAGACGGAGCCTCATCGTCTGGAACATCCGCCTCCCGCGCGTGCTCGTCGCCGTGCTCGTGGGGATGAACCTCGCTGTTTCGGGAGCGATCTTCCAAGCCGTCACGCGGAACGAACTCGCCAGCCCGTTCATCCTCGGCGTCTCGTCGGGTGCCGGGTTGATGATTCTCCTCACGCTCGTGGTGTTCTCGGGGCTGTCGGCGTTCCTCCCGCTGATCGCCTCCATCGGTGGGGCCATCGCCTTCCTGGTCGTCTACGCCATCGCCTGGAAGAACGGCACCTCGCCCGTCAGACTCGTCCTCGCCGGCGTGATCGTCGGGACCGTCTTCGGCAGCCTCCAGACGGCGCTGTTCTTCTTCGCCGACGACATCGGCGTCGTCCAGAGCGCCATCGCGTGGACGACCGGATCGCTGACGGGGACCGACTGGGAGCAGGTCCGGATGGCGCTCCCGTGGACGGCCGTCGCGATGCTGCTCGCGCTCGTCAGTTCGCGGCAGTTGAACGTGCTTCTGCTCGGTGAGAACACGGCGAAGTCGCTCGGGATGAGCGTCGAGAAGGTCCGGTTCGCCCTCTCGGGCGTGGCGGTCCTCGCCGCGGCCGCGAGTATCGCCGTCGCGGGCATCGTCGGTTTCGTCGGCCTCATCGTCCCGCACATGGTCCGCAACATCGTCGGCAGCGACTACAGAAAGCTCGTCGTCGGCTGCGTGTTCGCCGGGCCGGCGCTCATGGTCGCCGCCGACGTCGGCGCCCGCCTCGCGTTGAGTCCCGTCCAGATTCCGGTCGGCATCGTCACCGGGCTCGTGGGGGGGCCGTACTTCCTCTACCTGATGCGCAAGCAGGACAAGATGGGTGAGATCTGA
- a CDS encoding ABC transporter substrate-binding protein, with amino-acid sequence MSKDDSARDASTRRDCVKYGGAVIGGGLLAGCTGGSDSGEGTNSPTSASEERTPTRTPEDGTTTTDGDETYSVTMAPMGTVEFESVPEDVVIYDAQWADHLVALGQQERIVSLGWPDNYYTGYYDELSGVSFDTGALPGMWDGGLDKEQFYELDADVHHIDPCRFTSFDSGMDRADFDELEKNVGPFFANRFSRAHSEPPEECRESYEYYTLWELLDKFAQVYRVQSRSQALKRVRDEMLESVYAELPPQEDRPSVALVVYVPDTEAFGPYQLNGPGFGKAHTRPLRANDALAQGDRTYANDAGDYDMEAMLGFDPDVILHNFDWTNPRERTEAFFALDEHPVASELTAVENGRLYATGSALQGPLMNLFQLELSAKQIYPELFGQPPEPGESVPEGERLFDRERVADIINGDI; translated from the coding sequence ATGTCGAAAGACGACTCGGCGCGCGACGCGTCGACGCGGCGCGACTGCGTCAAGTACGGAGGCGCGGTCATCGGCGGCGGACTGCTGGCCGGATGCACCGGCGGCAGCGACTCCGGCGAGGGTACGAACAGTCCGACCAGCGCCTCCGAGGAGAGGACACCGACTCGCACCCCGGAGGACGGTACCACGACCACCGACGGAGACGAGACGTACTCGGTGACGATGGCGCCGATGGGGACAGTCGAGTTCGAGTCCGTCCCCGAGGACGTGGTCATCTACGACGCGCAGTGGGCGGACCATCTGGTCGCGCTCGGACAGCAAGAGCGAATCGTCTCGCTCGGCTGGCCGGACAACTACTACACGGGTTACTACGACGAACTCTCGGGTGTCTCGTTCGACACAGGCGCTCTCCCGGGGATGTGGGACGGCGGGCTCGACAAGGAACAGTTCTACGAACTGGACGCCGACGTTCACCACATCGACCCGTGTCGGTTCACCTCGTTCGACTCCGGGATGGACCGGGCGGACTTCGACGAGTTAGAGAAGAACGTCGGACCGTTCTTCGCCAATCGGTTCAGTCGGGCCCACAGCGAGCCACCAGAAGAGTGTCGTGAGTCGTACGAGTACTACACGCTGTGGGAACTCCTCGACAAGTTCGCGCAGGTGTACCGGGTTCAGAGCCGGAGTCAGGCGCTCAAACGAGTGCGCGACGAGATGCTCGAGTCGGTTTACGCCGAACTGCCGCCGCAGGAAGACCGCCCTTCCGTCGCCCTGGTCGTGTACGTCCCCGATACGGAGGCGTTCGGGCCGTACCAGCTGAACGGACCCGGTTTCGGGAAGGCCCACACCCGTCCGCTCCGGGCGAACGACGCGCTCGCGCAGGGGGACAGGACCTACGCCAACGATGCGGGCGACTACGACATGGAGGCGATGCTCGGATTCGACCCCGACGTCATCCTCCACAACTTCGACTGGACCAACCCCAGGGAGCGAACGGAGGCGTTCTTCGCGCTCGACGAGCATCCGGTTGCGAGTGAACTGACTGCGGTCGAGAACGGTCGCCTCTACGCGACCGGGTCGGCGCTGCAAGGCCCGCTGATGAACCTCTTCCAGCTCGAACTCTCGGCGAAACAGATCTACCCCGAACTGTTCGGCCAGCCGCCAGAGCCCGGAGAGTCAGTGCCCGAAGGCGAACGGCTGTTCGACCGCGAGCGGGTCGCGGACATCATCAACGGGGACATCTGA
- a CDS encoding ABC transporter substrate-binding protein encodes MRDETDDTTASTRRDYLRYGAVVGGGLLAGCVGSGDAESAGEATTTRAPTETTPEPTASATETETQNTSYSVSMAPMGAVEFDAVPERWVAYDGGYADMGVALGKGDGMTGIGSAGRYYTSVYDELPGVDVDRDILESNDLGNADMSKEVFYELDNDVHVMDPRMLVNWFDWSEEDVAEIATNVGPFFGNLIFRREDAWHDYRYYTLYEAFEKVAAVFDETERYRAFESLHDEFIASVQTRLPPADERPNVLLVYEGSDEPEEFSPYRLNDQGTSKKQWRDLGVSDALAGTGVEGLSTTDRGRIDYETMLEVDPDVIMLRAHERKSATEFRETVLRYMREHPVASELTAVENGRVYRGGYLFQGPIQNLFLTERGAQQLYPEVFGEVTSDERLFDRRRVADIVTGEF; translated from the coding sequence ATGAGAGACGAAACGGACGACACCACAGCCTCGACGCGACGGGACTACCTCCGGTACGGTGCCGTGGTCGGAGGCGGCCTCCTCGCCGGATGTGTGGGGAGCGGCGACGCAGAGTCGGCCGGGGAAGCCACGACGACGCGAGCGCCGACGGAGACGACGCCGGAACCGACAGCGTCGGCGACCGAGACGGAGACCCAAAACACCTCCTACTCGGTGTCGATGGCGCCGATGGGAGCAGTCGAGTTCGACGCGGTGCCCGAGCGGTGGGTCGCCTACGACGGCGGCTACGCCGACATGGGCGTCGCGCTCGGCAAGGGCGACGGCATGACGGGTATCGGCAGCGCCGGTCGCTACTACACCTCCGTCTACGACGAGTTGCCGGGCGTAGACGTCGACCGTGACATCCTCGAATCGAACGACCTGGGGAACGCGGACATGTCGAAGGAGGTGTTCTACGAACTCGACAACGACGTCCACGTCATGGACCCCCGGATGCTCGTCAACTGGTTCGACTGGAGCGAGGAGGACGTCGCGGAGATCGCGACGAACGTCGGCCCGTTCTTCGGGAACCTCATCTTCCGCCGCGAGGACGCGTGGCACGACTACCGCTACTACACGCTGTACGAGGCGTTCGAGAAGGTCGCGGCGGTGTTCGACGAAACCGAACGCTACCGGGCGTTCGAATCGCTCCACGACGAGTTCATCGCCTCGGTCCAGACACGGTTGCCGCCCGCGGACGAACGCCCGAACGTCCTCTTGGTCTACGAGGGGAGCGACGAACCGGAGGAGTTCTCGCCGTACCGTCTCAACGACCAGGGGACGAGCAAGAAGCAGTGGCGCGACCTCGGCGTGAGCGACGCGCTCGCGGGAACCGGCGTCGAAGGCTTGAGCACCACCGACAGGGGTCGAATCGACTACGAGACGATGCTGGAAGTCGACCCCGACGTGATCATGCTCCGGGCGCACGAGCGCAAGTCCGCGACCGAGTTCCGCGAGACGGTGCTTCGGTACATGCGAGAACACCCGGTCGCGAGCGAACTGACGGCCGTGGAGAACGGCCGGGTCTACCGCGGTGGCTACCTCTTTCAGGGACCGATTCAGAACCTGTTCTTGACCGAGCGTGGCGCACAGCAACTGTACCCCGAGGTGTTCGGAGAGGTAACGAGTGACGAGCGGTTGTTCGACCGTCGACGGGTTGCGGACATCGTCACGGGGGAGTTCTGA
- a CDS encoding helicase HerA domain-containing protein, whose translation MTGVPASLISLENMSVENLLADGLKVGGVFSTGYDECDVLTNDWWTQEAGGLPKHSLLVAKPLLEGSRLVDDDEVHTGHRLPSKSTDSEDESRSSNEASHALLLRVKGPADLPDEGRLTSNRHDAIRQAITAEKDGEPTDDDFVDVLTRRELQYSGIRANVLGTFYYTENEDGNRELTFGSDVQTFFSAGHYVVHKPAPEALAWIASYPTSDSDSPIKLGEVKYTSTRIYDDRTPSPVYIDIEDFIGSKTAVFGMTRKGKSNTMKILAAAIAAGEASVGQLVFDPSGEYAYENDQDECALGELYDGGVSISTVYKFNPAEGEDDYKPLRSNLLDRNNQQIVQSYVRSLLVGETADYVGKFLSTKIPTENEIDDLEGGERNRAKWLQSAYYAVLSKAIGEDRLPDNFEPFWIKVNDNIISLVNEAADLEHTKIKGSLPLGKWNGENQIVDFWEAVEKRQDDINKAYRDEGNNKDWVDDDLANVLEMFNTDGSQSGYGKLTELRHFHNPDSEEDVAAEIYEKLDQGEMVVVDISNGREDLVERETTRIVNHVRSKSRERFRSTEKEDRTLPEIQIYLEEAHRHFEKEEYRDGESMSPYVELAKEGAKFNIGMTYATQEVSSIDRRVLSNTSNWIVTHLNSDREIKRLAEYYNFEDFKSSLKNVEEKGFVRLKTSSGEYIVPLQVDLFDREWITTNTAYSIQKREEGDDDVESGSE comes from the coding sequence ATGACAGGCGTCCCCGCAAGTTTAATCTCGCTGGAAAATATGTCCGTTGAAAATCTTCTTGCGGATGGATTAAAAGTGGGTGGTGTCTTCTCGACTGGCTACGATGAGTGTGACGTTCTAACCAACGATTGGTGGACACAAGAAGCAGGCGGGCTGCCTAAACATTCATTACTAGTTGCTAAGCCGCTGTTGGAAGGGAGTAGGCTAGTTGATGATGACGAAGTGCACACTGGGCACCGACTTCCCTCGAAATCTACCGATTCTGAAGACGAGTCTCGGTCGAGTAACGAAGCTTCTCATGCACTCTTACTACGTGTGAAAGGCCCTGCGGACCTTCCTGATGAGGGACGGTTGACCTCGAACCGTCATGATGCTATTCGTCAAGCGATTACCGCAGAAAAAGATGGAGAGCCGACAGACGATGATTTCGTAGATGTACTAACTCGCCGTGAACTGCAGTATTCCGGTATCAGAGCGAACGTTCTAGGTACATTCTACTACACGGAGAACGAGGACGGGAATCGAGAACTAACGTTTGGTAGTGACGTTCAGACCTTTTTTTCAGCGGGACATTATGTAGTTCACAAGCCTGCTCCAGAAGCACTGGCTTGGATTGCTAGCTATCCGACTTCGGATAGCGACTCCCCGATAAAACTGGGCGAAGTCAAATACACCAGTACTCGGATTTATGATGACAGGACGCCCTCTCCGGTCTATATTGATATAGAGGATTTCATTGGATCAAAGACAGCAGTCTTTGGGATGACTCGAAAGGGGAAGTCTAACACGATGAAAATCCTTGCGGCGGCGATCGCAGCCGGAGAGGCATCCGTTGGACAACTTGTTTTCGACCCAAGTGGCGAGTACGCGTACGAGAATGACCAAGACGAGTGTGCACTTGGTGAATTGTACGACGGTGGTGTGTCGATATCTACCGTTTATAAGTTCAATCCTGCTGAAGGAGAAGACGATTACAAACCCCTTCGAAGCAATCTTTTAGACCGAAACAATCAGCAGATTGTACAGTCCTACGTGAGGAGTCTTCTGGTGGGTGAGACTGCAGACTATGTTGGCAAGTTCCTTAGTACAAAAATACCAACCGAAAACGAGATTGACGATCTCGAAGGGGGGGAGAGAAATCGAGCCAAGTGGCTGCAGAGTGCGTACTACGCTGTTCTGTCCAAAGCGATCGGCGAAGATCGTCTCCCAGATAACTTCGAGCCTTTCTGGATCAAGGTCAATGATAATATCATCTCTCTAGTTAATGAGGCTGCGGATCTTGAGCATACAAAAATCAAAGGGAGTCTTCCACTGGGAAAATGGAACGGGGAGAACCAGATTGTTGACTTTTGGGAGGCTGTCGAAAAACGCCAAGACGATATAAACAAGGCATATAGAGATGAAGGAAATAATAAAGATTGGGTAGACGACGACTTAGCCAATGTGTTGGAGATGTTCAATACAGATGGCTCACAGTCTGGTTATGGCAAACTGACTGAACTTAGGCACTTCCATAATCCGGACTCAGAAGAAGATGTTGCTGCAGAGATATACGAGAAACTTGATCAGGGGGAGATGGTCGTCGTTGACATCTCCAACGGCCGTGAAGATCTTGTGGAAAGGGAGACGACTAGAATTGTCAATCACGTACGGTCTAAATCGCGTGAACGATTTAGAAGCACTGAAAAAGAAGACCGAACACTTCCAGAAATTCAGATATATCTTGAAGAAGCCCACCGCCACTTCGAGAAGGAAGAATATCGCGACGGTGAGTCAATGAGCCCGTACGTTGAGCTTGCGAAAGAGGGTGCAAAGTTCAATATTGGTATGACTTACGCAACTCAAGAAGTCTCCAGTATTGATCGACGAGTGCTCTCAAATACATCCAACTGGATTGTGACCCATCTCAACAGCGATCGGGAAATCAAACGACTTGCAGAATATTATAACTTTGAAGATTTCAAATCATCGCTGAAAAATGTAGAAGAAAAAGGGTTTGTTCGGCTCAAGACCTCCTCTGGTGAGTATATTGTCCCATTGCAGGTTGACTTATTTGACCGTGAGTGGATCACAACAAACACAGCTTACAGCATTCAAAAGAGAGAGGAAGGTGATGACGATGTGGAGTCCGGGAGCGAATAA